A region from the Brassica napus cultivar Da-Ae chromosome C8, Da-Ae, whole genome shotgun sequence genome encodes:
- the LOC106406716 gene encoding uncharacterized protein LOC106406716: MFQYGGGPPLEVLNMNKRGQLMSVEMLLVDEHSTLIQGSVPAAIQLTFRGRLSEGSVYTLSGFDVTRSNPKFRLSDGPVSIRFNEGTAFEKLATTTRKIPTEHFRFRPYDQILELANTGKQLPACYANFTPRRGCKCLCKYDSLALAFHGKFDGYGKEPRIVLVTSINPKIVSGNLYLNGTSATRVFFDCETTVGAEALNRLPGGGTDQGESSTKMVHAQKIEPLTIAELNNFVLTGDPQIIEFLCTAKVTGVQEDEGWCYIGCSVCSTKLTRQESSFTCVPCNLTNAVAKLRYRVVFSVSDVTGIAGFVGFDKEVAKLTHVLASEAAQIVGIGVNAQVHTELPRSLADRGVQSGYRFGFGLVFSVFRYFG; this comes from the exons ATGTTTCAATACGGCGGAGGTCCGCCTCTTGAGGTTCTAAACATGAACAAAAGGGGACAGCTGATGAGCGTAGAGATGTTATTAGTTGATGAGCAT TCGACGCTTATCCAAGGGTCTGTTCCTGCGGCTATACAACTTACGTTTAGGGGTCGTTTAAGCGAAGGCTCTGTGTACACCTTAAGTGGGTTCGATGTCACACGCAGCAACCCGAAATTCAGACTTTCTGATGGGCCTGTCTCCATTCGTTTCAATGAGGGGACTGCTTTTGAAAAGTTAGCAACCACTACGAGGAAAATTCCGACAGAGCATTTCCGTTTCCGACCATACGACCAGATACTTGAGCTCGCAAACACAGGGAAACAACTTCCAG CGTGTTATGCTAACTTTACGCCTAGAAGG GGATGTAAATGTTTGTGTAAGTATGATTCTCTGGCCCTTGCGTTCCATGGCAAGTTTGATGGATACGGTAAAGAGCCACGAATTGTTCTGGTCACCAGCATAAATCCGAAGATAGTTTCCG GCAATTTGTATCTGAATGGCACTTCTGCCACACGTGTGTTCTTTGATTGTGAGACTACTGTCGGAGCAGAAGCATTAAACCG ATTGCCCGGCGGTGGGACAGACCAGGGAGAGTCTTCAACTAAGATGGTTCATGCACAAAAGATCGAGCCCCTCACCATTGCAGAGCTCAACAATTTTGTTCTGACTGGTGATCCTCAG ATCATCGAGTTTCTCTGTACTGCCAAAGTAACTGGTGTGCAGGAAGATGAGGGGTGGTGTTATATTGGCTGCTCTGTTTGCTCTACAAAACTCACACGCCAAGAATCTTCATTCACATGTGTCCCATGCAACCTAACAAATGCTGTGGCTAAACTGAG GTATCGAGTGGTTTTCTCTGTGTCAGACGTCACTGGCATTGCTGGTTTTGTTGGCTTCGATAAGGAGGTTGCTAAACTGACTCACGTTTTAGCATCCGAAGCTGCTCAGATTGTG GGGATTGGTGTTAATGCTCAGGTTCACACTGAGCTACCTCGATCACTAGCTgataggggtgttcaatccggatatcggttcggtttcggtttggttttttcggtttttcggtatttcggttag
- the LOC111208752 gene encoding probable calcium-binding protein CML13, giving the protein MGKDGLSDDQVSSMKEAFTLFDTDGDGKIAPSELGILMRSLGGNPTQAQLKSITASESLTSPFDFERFLDLMAKHLKTEPFDRQLRDAFKVLDKEGSGFVAVADLRHILTSIGEKLEGSEFDEWIKEVDVGSDGKIRYEDFIARMVAK; this is encoded by the coding sequence ATGGGCAAGGACGGCTTGAGCGACGACCAGGTCTCCTCAATGAAGGAAGCCTTCACGCTCTTCGACACCGACGGCGACGGCAAAATCGCGCCCTCCGAGCTCGGGATCCTGATGCGATCCCTCGGCGGGAACCCGACCCAAGCCCAGCTGAAATCCATAACCGCCTCCGAGAGCCTCACCTCCCCCTTCGATTTCGAGAGGTTCCTCGATCTGATGGCGAAGCACCTGAAGACGGAGCCGTTCGATCGCCAGCTCCGAGATGCGTTCAAGGTGCTCGACAAGGAAGGGAGTGGGTTCGTGGCGGTGGCGGATCTGAGGCATATATTGACGAGTATCGGGGAGAAGCTGGAGGGGAGTGAGTTCGATGAGTGGATCAAGGAGGTGGATGTGGGATCCGATGGGAAGATTAGGTATGAGGATTTTATTGCGAGGATGGTTGCTAAGTAG
- the LOC111208882 gene encoding uncharacterized protein LOC111208882 codes for MKLVWSPETASKAYLDTVKSCENLETPDAAELISAMAAGWNAKLIVETWSYGDAIASSVGLNVASRHANAKHICIVQNTLSESAYLQAIQEHSSPLNLPETIIAEEPQSAMKEIQGIDFLVVDWRNKEFAAAALRNAAFGSSGAVVVCRNGYSRNASGFSWTRGLRDRTVVRKVTLPVTGGIEIAYVAARNSGKTESKKRRWITHVDQSSGEEHVFSI; via the exons ATGAAACTGGTTTGGTCTCCTGAGACAGCATCTAAGGCTTACTTAGACACCGTTAAATCT tgCGAGAATCTTGAAACGCCTGACGCGGCGGAGCTAATATCGGCGATGGCAGCCGGATGGAACGCGAAGCTGATCGTGGAAACTTGGTCATACGGAGACGCAATAGCCTCGAGTGTTGGCTTAAACGTCGCGAGCCGACACGCAAACGCGAAACACATATGCATCGTACAAAACACGTTATCAGAATCTGCTTATCTCCAAGCCATTCAAGAACATTCATCTCCCCTGAACTTACCAGAGACGATCATCGCTGAAGAACCTCAAAGCGCGATGAAGGAGATACAAGGAATAGATTTCTTGGTCGTGGATTGGCGGAACAAAGAGTTTGCAGCGGCTGCGTTGAGGAACGCTGCGTTTGGAAGCAGTGGAGCGGTTGTGGTTTGTAGAAACGGGTACTCGAGAAATGCTTCGGGTTTTAGCTGGACAAGGGGTTTAAGAGACCGGACCGTTGTTAGAAAGGTGACTCTTCCGGTCACTGGAGGTATTGAGATAGCTTATGTGGCGGCAAGGAACTCTGGGAAGACTGAGAGcaagaagagaagatggatCACACATGTTGATCAGAGTTCGGGAGAAGAACATGTATTTAGTATTTAG
- the LOC111208861 gene encoding IRK-interacting protein-like — protein sequence MAPSSSSSPSKSPVLSLHQALHFTPIPECEEEDLHEERFKNRATPSSNGGSSATPSRHHKHTLTPLHHNGKPKNKKRHEDGGGSVVSCNNCRPHHSHRDKFSVVPLESHNNNTSFIYSPNLIIKSIFQSLTRKSPKLSSSSSSSAADASREEQWRLAAAELSHKLIQATKKKEDAVTEASKLKSSMSELEKKLNKLEVYCHNLKSGLDECSSNKKQSALFQKDGFNDSIIPQFLVSVSESRTSIRALSRALASQLRTVGGKVYERLSLLLQPFDVKINSFSKSPKSLILYLEAILSRAFFEDFEAPGFQRTGSTRILNPIDRCESNYASFNVLTELTWEEVLSRGTKHFSEEFSQFCDRKMSDVVSMLCWNRAWPEPLLQAFFGASKSVWLVHLLANSVNPGLQIFRVEKDDRFDLIYMEEAGGDRFKDLVRVMVQPGFYVYGSVVKCKVVCKHYSCVEEEVVEDSMVKECNKTVKSSISMCSPLGG from the exons ATGGCTCCctcgtcttcatcttctccttccaAATCCCCTGTTCTATCTCTTCACCAAGCCCTCCACTTCACTCCT ATTCCTGAATGCGAAGAAGAGGACCTCCACGAAGAACGATTCAAAAACAGAGCAACACCAAGCAGCAACGGTGGTTCTTCCGCCACTCCAAGCCGCCACCACAAACACACTCTAACGCCTCTCCACCACAACGGaaaacccaaaaacaaaaaacgacACGAAGACGGAGGAGGCTCCGTCGTCTCATGCAACAACTGCCGGCCCCACCATTCTCACCGCGACAAATTCTCCGTCGTGCCACTCGAAAGCCACAACAACAACACTTCCTTCATCTATAGCCCCAACCTCATAATCAAATCCATCTTCCAATCCCTCACACGCAAAAGCCCCAAactctcttcctcctcatcCTCCTCCGCCGCCGATGCTTCAAGAGAAGAGCAGTGGCGGTTAGCCGCGGCGGAGCTTTCTCATAAACTAATACAAGCcaccaaaaagaaagaagacgCCGTCACAGAAGCTTCAAAGTTGAAATCTTCCATGTCagagctcgagaagaagctCAACAAGCTCGAGGTTTACTGCCACAACCTCAAGTCAGGCCTCGACGAGTGTAGCAGCAACAAGAAACAGAGTGCTCTGTTTCAAAAAGATGGATTCAACGACAGTATCATCCCGCAGTTCCTCGTCTCAGTGTCGGAATCTCGTACTTCGATCAGGGCATTGAGCAGAGCTTTGGCCTCGCAGCTACGAACCGTCGGCGGGAAAGTCTACGAGCGGCTGTCTCTCCTCCTCCAACCTTTCGATGTAAAGATCAACTCTTTTTCGAAATCCCCAAAAAGTCTGATCCTTTACCTTGAAGCGATTCTGAGCAGAGCCTTCTTCGAGGACTTCGAAGCTCCCGGGTTTCAGAGAACCGGGTCGACCCGGATTTTAAACCCGATCGATCGCTGCGAGTCCAACTACGCCTCGTTCAACGTCTTGACGGAGCTCACGTGGGAGGAGGTCTTGAGCAGAGGCACGAAGCATTTCTCCGAGGAGTTTAGCCAGTTCTGTGACCGGAAAATGAGCGACGTCGTTTCGATGCTTTGCTGGAACCGGGCCTGGCCTGAACCGCTTTTACAA GCGTTCTTTGGTGCGTCGAAGAGTGTTTGGTTGGTTCATCTATTAGCTAACTCGGTGAACCCGGGATTGCAAATCTTTCGCGTGGAGAAAGACGACCGGTTTGATCTGATTTATATGGAGGAAGCTGGTGGGGATCGGTTTAAGGATCTGGTTCGAGTTATGGTTCAACCTGGATTTTATGTGTATGGTAGTGTGGTTAAGTGCAAGGTGGTTTGCAAGCATTACAGCTGCGTCGAGGAGGAAGTAGTAGAAGACAGTATGGTCAAGGAATGTAATAAAACCGTCAAGAGTTCGATTAGCATGTGTAGCCCGTTAGGTGGTTAA
- the LOC111197805 gene encoding deoxyribodipyrimidine photo-lyase, whose product MASTTTAVQPGRIRILKKPSWLLPDQTPGPVVYWMFRDQRLRDNWALIHAVDLANRTNAPVAVVFNLFDQFLGAKARQLGFMLKGLRQLHRQIESLQIPFFLLQGDAKETIPEFMKACGASHLVTDFSPLREIRSCKEEVVKRRSVSLAIHEVDAHNVVPMWAASGKLEYSARTIRGKINKLLPEYLVEFPEIEPPKKKWVGVVGKVVDWDSLIDKVVREGVEVPEVEWCVPGEDAAMEVLMGSQDGFLTKRLRNYSTDRNNPVKPKALSGLSPYLHFGQISAQRCALEARKVRSTYPQAVDTFLEELIVRRELSDNFCYYQPHYDSLEGAWEWARKSLMDHASDKREHTYSLEQLEKGQTADPLWNASQLEMVYQGKMHGFMRMYWAKKILEWTKGPEEALSISIFLNNKYELDGRDPSGYVGCMWSICGVHDQGWKERSVFGKIRYMNYAGCKRKFDVDSYISYVKSLVSATKKKRKAEEQLTRDSIDHSKAK is encoded by the exons ATGGCGTCGACGACAACGGCGGTTCAACCGGGTCGGATCCGGATACTCAAGAAGCCCTCTTGGCTACTTCCGGATCAAACGCCGGGTCCCGTAGTTTACTGGATGTTCAGAGATCAACGGCTGAGAGACAACTGGGCTCTGATCCACGCCGTCGATCTGGCGAACAGGACCAACGCGCCGGTGGCCGTCGTGTTCAATCTGTTCGATCAGTTCCTCGGCGCAAAGGCGAGgcaattagggtttatgttGAAAGGTCTCCGCCAGCTCCACCGTCAAATCGAATCTCTTCAGATTCCGTTTTTTCTGTTACAG GGAGATGCGAAGGAGACGATTCCTGAATTTATGAAAGCGTGTGGAGCTTCACATTTGGTGACTGACTTCTCGCCTTTACGGGAGATAAGAAGCTGTAAAGAGGAGGTTGTGAAGAGAAGGAGTGTTTCATTAGCGATACACGAAGTTGATGCACACAATGTGGTTCCAATGTGGGCTGCTTCGGGGAAGTTGGAGTACAGCGCAAGGACAATACGGGGGAAGATCAACAAACTGTTACCTGAGTACCTCGTTGAGTTTCCTGAGATTGAACCGCCGAAGAAGAAGTGGGTTGGGGTGGTGGGGAAAGTGGTTGATTGGGATAGCCTCATCGATAAAGTTGTAAG GGAGGGTGTGGAAGTTCCTGAAGTTGAATGGTGTGTGCCTGGAGAGGACGCGGCCATGGAAGTATTGATGGGGAGCCAAGATGGGTTTCTGACGAAAAGGTTGAGGAACTATTCGACTGACAGGAATAATCCTGTGAAGCCCAAAGCACTCTCTGGTCTCTCTCCTTATCTACATTTTGGACAGATCTCAGCTCAACGGTGTGCCTTAGAGGCACGTAAAGTCCGGAGTACTTACCCTCAG GCAGTTGATACGTTCTTGGAAGAGTTGATTGTACGAAGAGAACTCTCTGACAACTTTTGCTACTATCAACCTCACTATGATTCTTTGGAGGGAGCTTGGGAGTGGGCACGCAAGTCATTGATGGATCATGCTTCAGATAAGAGAGAACACACTTACTC GTTGGAGCAGTTAGAGAAGGGACAAACAGCAGATCCT CTATGGAATGCTTCACAGTTAGAGATGGTTTATCAGGGGAAAATGCACGGTTTCATGAG AATGTATTGGGCAAAGAAGATTCTAGAATGGACCAAAGGACCTGAAGAGGCTCTCTCAATATCCATCTTTCTAAATAACAAG TATGAGTTAGATGGTCGTGACCCGAGTGGATATGTTGGGTGTATGTGGTCCATATGCGGCGTTCACGATCAG GGATGGAAAGAGAGGTCGGTGTTTGGGAAGATACGGTACATGAACTACGCGGGTTGCAAACGGAAGTTTGATGTGGACAGTTACATCTCTTATGTTAAGAGTTTGGTGTCAGcaacaaagaagaagaggaaagctGAAGAACAGCTCACCAGAGACTCTATTGACCACTCCAAAGCTAAATAG
- the LOC106382391 gene encoding uncharacterized protein LOC106382391 gives MSTTNTPTAAQPQQQQTPPPPPAITTEELTVKALNKRYEGLTTVRNKAVKGKGAWYWTHLEPTLVRNTDTGLPKAVKLRCSLCDAVFSASNPSRTASEHLKRGTCPNFTSSVATPVSAVSPSSSSSPSHHRKRHSSGAVPSRLNPPPSYHVTPITVVDPSRFSGGVELQYSPPPPPPPRLMLSGGKDDLGPLAMLEDSVKKLKSPKPSHALSLTRSQIESALDSLSDWVFESCGSVSLSGLEHPKFRAFLTQVGLPIVSKRDFATTRLELKYEEARSVSESRIRDAMFLQIASDGWRESLVSLVVNLPNGTSVYRRAVLVNGAVPANYAEEVLLETVKGICGNSPQRCVGIVSDKFNNKALKSLESQHQWMVNLSCQHQELKSLIKDFIKELPLFKSVSRNCMRLAKFTNNTAEIRHAHRKYQMQEHGESIMLRVPLHCKDCVFEPLFNLLEDVLSSARAIHSVMHDDACKSVLMEDHTAREVREMVGDQGFWNEVEAVHALIKLVKEMARRIEEEKLLVGQCLPLWDELRAKVKDWDSKFNVGEGHVEKLVERRFKKSYHPAWAAAFILDPLYLIRDSSGNYLPPFKCLSPEQEKDVDKLITRLVSREEAHIALMELMKWRTEGLDPMYARAVQMKERDPVTGKMRIANPQSSRLVWETYLSEFRSLGKVAVRLIFLHATTCGFKCNSSLLKWVSSHGRSHAAMDRAQKMIFISANSKFERRDFSNEEDRDAELLAMANGDENLLNDVLVDTS, from the coding sequence ATGTCGACGACGAACACACCCACGGCGGCTCagccacaacaacaacaaacgcCGCCACCTCCTCCGGCGATAACGACGGAGGAGCTAACGGTGAAGGCTTTGAACAAGAGATACGAAGGTTTAACGACGGTGAGGAACAAAGCAGTGAAAGGCAAAGGCGCGTGGTACTGGACTCACCTCGAGCCGACGCTCGTGCGCAACACCGACACTGGCCTCCCCAAAGCCGTGAAACTCCGCTGCTCCCTATGCGACGCCGTTTTCTCCGCCTCCAACCCTTCCCGCACCGCCTCCGAGCATCTCAAACGCGGCACGTGCCCAAACTTTACCTCCTCCGTCGCTACTCCCGTTTCCGCCGTCAGCCCCTCCTCATCCTCTTCTCCTTCTCATCACCGGAAACGACACTCCTCCGGCGCTGTTCCTTCCCGGCTCAATCCTCCTCCTTCTTACCACGTGACGCCGATAACAGTCGTTGATCCGTCGAGATTCAGCGGCGGAGTAGAGTTGCAGTACTCccctccgccgccgccgccgccgcggTTGATGCTCTCCGGCGGGAAAGACGATCTTGGTCCGTTGGCTATGCTCGAAGACAGTGTGAAGAAGCTCAAGAGTCCCAAGCCGTCTCACGCGCTGTCTCTCACGAGATCGCAGATAGAGTCGGCGCTGGACTCTCTCTCCGACTGGGTCTTCGAGTCTTGCGGTTCGGTCTCTCTCTCGGGTCTGGAGCATCCAAAGTTTCGAGCTTTTTTGACCCAAGTCGGTTTACCGATCGTCTCCAAGAGAGACTTCGCCACGACAAGGCTGGAGTTAAAGTACGAGGAAGCGAGATCAGTGTCCGAATCTAGAATCCGAGACGCGATGTTCCTCCAAATCGCATCCGACGGGTGGAGAGAGAGTCTGGTGAGTTTGGTCGTGAATTTACCCAACGGGACGAGTGTTTACAGAAGAGCGGTTTTAGTCAACGGAGCCGTGCCGGCTAACTACGCGGAGGAGGTTTTGTTGGAGACGGTCAAGGGCATTTGCGGGAATTCACCTCAGAGGTGTGTTGGTATAGTCTCCGACAAGTTTAATAACAAAGCGCTCAAGAGTCTCGAGAGCCAGCATCAGTGGATGGTGAACTTGTCTTGTCAGCATCAAGAGCTCAAGAGCTTGATCAAAGACTTTATTAAAGAGCTGCCTTTATTCAAATCCGTCTCGCGAAACTGTATGAGACTCGCTAAGTTCACCAACAACACGGCGGAGATACGTCACGCGCACCGTAAGTATCAGATGCAAGAGCACGGCGAATCGATAATGCTACGGGTGCCTTTGCATTGCAAGGATTGTGTCTTTGAGCCCTTGTTTAATCTCCTCGAGGATGTGTTGAGTTCCGCTAGAGCCATTCATTCGGTGATGCATGATGATGCTTGTAAATCTGTTTTGATGGAGGATCACACGGCTAGGGAGGTTAGAGAGATGGTCGGAGACCAGGGGTTTTGGAACGAGGTGGAGGCGGTTCACGCTTTGATCAAGCTTGTTAAAGAGATGGCTAGGAGGATAGAGGAAGAGAAGCTGCTCGTTGGACAGTGCCTCCCTTTATGGGACGAGCTAAGAGCTAAGGTTAAAGATTGGGACTCTAAGTTCAACGTAGGGGAAGGGCATGTGGAGAAGCTTGTGGAGAGAAGATTCAAGAAGAGTTATCACCCGGCTTGGGCTGCGGCCTTTATACTCGACCCTCTTTACTTGATAAGAGATAGTAGCGGCAATTATCTTCCTCCGTTCAAATGTTTGTCCCCTGAGCAAGAGAAAGATGTGGATAAGTTGATAACAAGGCTTGTGTCTAGAGAGGAGGCACACATTGCGTTGATGGAGCTTATGAAATGGAGAACCGAAGGGCTTGATCCAATGTATGCAAGGGCGGTTCAGATGAAAGAGCGTGACCCGGTCACTGGTAAGATGAGGATAGCTAATCCTCAGAGCAGTAGACTTGTTTGGGAGACGTATCTTAGTGAGTTCAGGTCACTAGGGAAAGTTGCGGTGAGGCTCATTTTCCTCCATGCAACTACTTGTGGGTTCAAATGCAACTCATCTCTTTTGAAATGGGTAAGCTCGCATGGGAGGTCTCATGCAGCTATGGATAGAGCTCAGAAGATGATTTTTATATCGGCTAATTCGAAATTCGAAAGAAGAGATTTCTCTAATGAAGAGGATAGGGATGCTGAGCTGCTTGCTATGGCTAATGGTGATGAAAATTTGCTTAATGATGTTCTTGTGGACACATCCTAG
- the LOC111210447 gene encoding protein cornichon homolog 4 — translation MGDIWTWLISFFFLIALVGIIVYQLVCLADLEFDYINPYDSASRINSVVLPEFVIQGVLCVFYLLTGHWFMSLLCLPYLYYNFQLYSKRQHLVDVTEIFNLLNWEKKKRLFKLAYIILNLFLTIFWMIYSALDDYED, via the exons ATGGGAGATATTTGGACATGgcttatttccttcttcttcctcatcgcTCTTGTCGGAATCATCGTCTATCAG CTTGTATGCTTAGCGGATCTGGAGTTTGATTACATCAACCCTTACGACTCTGCATCGAGGATAAACTCCGTGGTTTTACCTGAATTCGTTATCCAAGGAGTTCTATGTGTATTCTATCTCTTAACAGGACACTGGTTCATGTCACTCTTATGTCTTCCTTATCTCTATTACAACTTCCAACT TTACTCGAAGCGACAACACTTGGTAGATGTCACGGAGATCTTCAATTTGCTTAACTGGGAAAAGAAGAAACGGCTGTTCAAGCTGGCTTACATAATCCTTAACCTCTTTCTCACTATCTTCTG gaTGATTTACTCGGCGCTGGATGATTACGAGGACTGA
- the LOC111208717 gene encoding general transcription and DNA repair factor IIH subunit TFB5-like, which yields MVNAIKGVFISCDIPMGQLIVNMNNSMPSSQRFIIHVLDSTHLFVLPHVEQMIRSAIAEFRNQNSYEKPT from the exons ATGGTTAATGCAATCAAAGGAGTGTTCATCTCCTG TGATATTCCCATGGGGCAGTTGATAGTGAACATGAACAACTCGATGCCTTCGTCTCAGAGATTCATAATTCATGTACTTGATAGTACTCACTTGTTTGTGCTGCCACATGTTGAGCAGATGATTCGCAGCGCCATTGCTGAGTTCAGAAATCAAAACTCTTACGAGAAGCCTACTTAA